ttaatcaattgaATCATCTATTTTGTGATAATGTTCAGGTTTGATTATATTTTAACATCACTGATTACACAGCTGACCAATCAGTGACTGTCACAATCAGCTGGCTGGATGAAGCAAGCAGACAAGCCAACAGTTTCGTTTCATTTCAGTTGTTGGCAATGGCAAATTAGCATGATAGCTTAGCTCTCCTAATTTCTGTTCTATTATCTTCTCTTCTGTCAACTGTAATAAAAGCTacaattatcaaaaatattatgtaaCCTATTTATTGAATAGTTTTGTTGTTTAATCATCCCATTACATGCTTCAAAAATATCACAATCGAATTGTAGATGTTGACGCTACTACCGGTAGCAATCCTTCATAACTTATTTTTTAACTTCATTTGATTCAAGGACAAACATACAAAGTTTGAATAGGAACGCTCTTGATGAATGATTGCAACTAATCATTCTTTTATCTCAAGACGTTTGTACGTTGACCAATTCACTTTTATCTTTGCTCTTGAGCTGCTAACACTTCTTACTGTGCAGTTGTCTAGCAACCAGGAACTTAACACGATATtaatcaatagaataataagtTATCTATTAATATGGAAGATAAGCAGAAGAAGTTGGATCTTGTACGTGACTCGATTGGCTCGTATCCAGATTTTCCAAAGCCAGGAATTTTATTCAGGTATGATTTATGTAGTGaaacaaattttaataatttaccgTACattatataaaagaaaaagCCCAGTTTCTTTTAAATGCCTGGTTAATAGGTGGGACTGGTATCTCAATCTAGTAGACATTCTGTTTATGAAGTTCATTatcaaaaaacgttttttcatTCCTTGAAAAATCATTCCTGTTTATTTTCATTCCTATTTGCGCCTATTCATCGCAATAGTTCATGAACCGAAACGctaaaaaataaataggtaGTACCATAGCCACCTTTAATACATGTATTATTAGCCACCTttatgtattagaggtggctatggcagTACCTAGCTAACACAAAGACACTATTACgatgaggtccacattataatggcagttatGGAAGATAGGAGAACCAACAGTGTTGCAAatatagctgatactggtaggCCTATATCTAATGTGATATtaactatttttattcttttctttaaaataatcaaaaattaattatagtttattcgtcaagagaaaatatttttaatgataaaattactaattttcacaattgaaatgaattatttggTACGGTAATACTGTGAATTGTATTATTGCATCGTTGAAAAACGATGTGGTAATGTTGCAGAGCTAGACAATGATagggctatctgctttgttgaatgatagacaaaaaTAGCAACATTAATGTTAATCTCAAATACAGTTATTGTGATAATGTGGACCTTACAATGGTGAGACATAGCAACCTGTAGAGTTAAAACTTCAGgcaaaaattttcatatagcctattcaaaaattagttctcaaattaatataaatttgttgattttcaagatttatttatttttacattgaGTTCTCTAAATTGCCAAAATTTTATGATTGGAAGACGTGGCAGAGGCCTCAACAATTAATAATCCTGGCCTCTTCCTCCTTCATGTGATTAAAGAAATAGGAGGCATTTCCTCTATATTTGAGAACGTGGTGAGGAACTCGGCAGTCTTACTTCTCGCCTCCGAGACCGATAATGCTACAGTATTATGGTCTTATTttcggagagagagagaaagaatgatatGTGCGAGTGAGAAAGTTAGTCCCAATTCCACACACTCACTTCCAGCGTTTGAGGGGCCAGAACTATTCTCGATGCATCTATTGTATCGAGCTGCAACCAAGGCGTGCAGCTAAACCACATCTTATAATGGTCTCTGGCAAAACATGACGTAGAAGTTGACTCGATGAACGAACTTCACCTGCCGAACGAGTATAATGGGCTATATCGGTATGGTACGACGAGATGGCCCCTGGTTTACATCATTAATTTCAAATCGTTGCCAGGGGCCATCTCGTTTTACGCTAACAATAGTAATTATTCTGCCAAGAGATGTAGCCCAGTAGACGGTAGTGCATCGTATTTTTGCTGAGGaacaatttttatgaaaataactCCTTTGCTACTgttcattagttaatgtagatTATCTGGGTAAGACATATGGGACAGATTGggtaaaatattaacaaattcTTAAATGTAAGAAAAACAGTATGAGTTATGTCGAAAATCAATGaagtaatattaatttaaaactGCCCATCCTTAAAAACTGACACTCAGGACACTGTAAAGGCGTGTTAGATGAATTTTGCacgctaataataattgaacgagcgttagcgagttcttacttttgactcaCTTGAAagcaaagtcgttgtccgtctgtttgtatgttctacaataactttagaaagaattgattaGCTGTTTCcttaataattctcaccaactgtATTATTACAAGTTGCGTATTTCAGAAATCAatacagttcatgagcgagtacTTCAACCCAGGGGATCACTTGTAAAGTATCactaattatatttgaattcattttatttttccaagcCTTCTTATATTGTTCAGGTTAAATTGTTTATTATCATGGATAAAGAAATATCAAGATACTAAGGGCCAAGTCACATGGAGCGCTATTTAAGGTGTTTTTGCACTGGTGGCGGACTAGTCAGCActgcaggaagctctccgattggctaattATAAGCTGTTTCTCGaacgccaatccaatcagctgataatcacccaatcggagagctccctgccctgccgactcgtccgcCGTCAGTGCAAACCCGTCTGAAAAaccgcttcatgtggcttggccctgaTTACATGAATTTTAATTCACATTATAGAAAAACGTGCTAATGTAGCTGAAGAAAAATGTACAATAGGATTTATTCAACAGATTATGATTTTTTCAGAGATATATTTGGTGTGTTGCGAAATCCTAAAGCGTCGGAGTGCTTATTTGAGTTGATACTAGAAGAAGTGAAGAAGCTGCCTTCAATTGACATAGTTGTTGGCCTCGACTCGAGAGGCTTTCTGTTCGGACCTGTCATTGCTTTGAAATTGGGCATTCCATTTGTCCCTGTGAGGAAAAGGGGAAAATTACCTGGCAAGGTGCAGCAAGTAGCGTTCGTTTTGGAGTATGGCCAAGtaagtgtaacctcaaatctGACATTTAATTCTGCAAAACAAACTTTTGTATTGTTCTCAAGATTCTCTTTAAACTCTAAAATCGAAATCAGAAGACGATATATCTGAATCCATATCTGATGGATTTAGTGCctattgcacaaaagccggttatatTTTAGTCGTgaataatttcacgagaaccaatcacagaagccttattttcgaaaaagccttctctgattggttcttgtgtaATTAACCACGGTTGaaattttaccggcttttgtgcaaccgggcctaaataTAAAACTTTGCTGGCAAAAATTTAAGACGATAAAGATACAAGTAGCCTATCTCTACTATACTCtatacaaaataacttttgacttggaatggacatgcgcagcagagaaggcatagaGCGGTAAAGATACAACGGCGGCGATGTTGCCGTCTTGAATAgaccagcgttctctaatttctagtgagtattcaagcgctcatgttgaaCTTACGAAGTGTTCTCTCTGCGAGCACtgactcgactgactctaattgacaactgcgcttccacctatgactatccatcactgtaattggctgatctccctccatttctctgcaatTTTGCTAAATAAGTAACATATTTTGCACACTTTACTTTCAATTTGATGCTCACGTTATGATATTTCCCTTTGGCTCAGGGGTACCTGTATCATACCTTATAGAGTTTTTGTAATTAAAAAGTGTtgtgaattttacaatttttggaAACAGGATGCCCACAATAGCTTATATAATACTATGTTGTTTGTCCTCATTTCAGAGGAACCTGTAAAATATGATTTACCGATTTTTGTAATCAAGAAATGTtgtgaattttacaatttttgtaaGCTTTACTGCGtgagtttatataattatgatctaagctggtaatataatttttataaattattacggTGGAGGTAATATAAATAAGCTTAATTCTCGTAAAAATAGAGCCTGTATTTTAATTCTCTCATTCAAGTCTCCTGTATTTGATAGGTTGGAACTTGATATAGATGCGGATTAGCAGTCTATTTTTATGGTAATCAAAGTTAAACAAACTAGCATGAAATCTTGGTTTTTGAACGAGACTTTGTCACCGTTGAAAAATCCCATTTTTTAAGCAGCCTAATTTTCTTATAAGAGTTGACTTCTAAAGTCGGCAGACAACGAGAAAGTTTCTGGTATACAGGATTCCAGCATTTAGCGACATCAAAATAGATTCAAGTTAATTACACTTTATTCCTTTTAAGGAAAATTTGTGGAGTATCCAGGGACATTCTCGAAGTGTGCCAACTATAAAGTTCATTTATTTAGGAATCACTCCAAAATTATTGCAGATAATTCAGCATCAAAGCCAATTTGTTGTACCATCTATACTTCAGTAATTTTAAtactataaatattaaaattttgtttattactataaatattattaagtaTGTTGGGTACAGTTTATCATAACTCTGTCCAATGAACGATTTGTATTAATCAAGTTTGAACTAAATTTCTACATTCAAACTTTTTAGGATGTCCTAGAACTACAAGAAGATAGCATAAAACCAGGCCAAAAGATACTTGTTGTCGATGATTTGCTAGCGACTGGAGGTAAGTAGAGGTTTTATAAGGAAATATGATAagcaatattaaaaatttcatccTAAATTAATATATTGTGGATATATGTTATTCTTGGAGAATACAAAAACTTAAATGTAGATAGATATAAAACTATATTTTGTGACAAACCCACCAAAATTACAATTAGAAACACGTCTTGAAAACTATTTACATAATAGAAACCACATATTAGCAGACAATATAGCTACAACatcatgataaataattgaagtaGAATATTTTGATACTttcttataattttattcaaaattttatccTAATACTATATATTTGcacatattttcattttgacaAATTGATGTGGTTGCATTATACCTAGTCTCACGCCTTTCTGTATTGTGCAcatgatttgaaaatattttaataaaatttccattttttcgaaaattaataaaaaattggaaatagaATACTGAACAAACATTATTTTACATGTTACACATCTTTTCTTTGTTATAGTGATGATGAGAAGACCCAGCTTTGCATGGGTTACGAGTCACCATCAAGCAATTTTCCACCGCATGAGATATTTACTGTGTTTATTTAAAAAGTCATGAAAATACTAAACGATAGTGGATATAGCTTAGTTAAgaatatgaaaatttaaatgtagataaatataaaactataatttgTGACAAACCCACAAACATTACAATTAGAAACACGTCTTGAAAACTATATTTACAGAATTGAAACCACATATTTAGCAGAAAAATGATTGGTATAACCGTATAAgaggatagaaaaaataatatatctttACTTTATTAGAAAGTAAGTGTACGATTTAGCTGGTGATATCATGTTTGTAGGAACTATGGAAGCAAGTTGCAAACTCATTTCACAAGTTGGAGGAGAATTGGTGGGGTGCCTTGCAATAATAGAGTTGATTGATCTACAGGGAAGAAAAAAACTGAATGCTCCTGTAACCTCCATAATACAATATTAGTGCAAATGCAAACAAGAGGGCTTCTAAAAGGTGAGTTGAATGTTATCAAATCTATCAACTATCATTTTTGACTTAGTGCCTTCTGCTTGTAAGCTGACGATATGATtcacaaaatacaatatattatagttATTTTAACGTAGATATCGTAAATGCTTATGTCAGCATTATTCTAATCATGTAAGCCAAAACAATCTTCTTGTTTGAAGAGTTTTCGTTTACGAACATTTAtcataacttgaaaaaataagtaGTGGTTTATTCTAGCCAAAATATACAGTTATATACTAACTGAATGTAAATTAACATGTAATAGGATTGATTCTTGGAGGCAAGAATTAGATTCACCCCACCACAAAAGGTGTCAGCCGCATATAGGGGAAGCTAAAGACTTCAACTAATTCGCGGATTCTAGAAATGTTGTCTTTGGTGCTTCAAAGTTCAAATTTTCTGATTATTACTAATGTATTGAAACATATATTAACGgagatatgaaaataattggaaactaattattattttgtttcaggAGGTCTAACTCAGGTTGTCTATATGCTTCAAAgttcaaattttccaattttctgaTTATTACTGATGCATTGAAACATATATTAACgaagatatgaaaataattggaaaatcttattattattttgtttcaggAGGTCGTCTAACTCATCAAATCTATTCAAAGAACGTCTATTGGGTTCATAGAACACTCACTATTGGGACCAATTTCTTACAGTTCGTTTGTGATTTATAcattccatttttttttctatttttaatacgTACCtagtaaacatttttcaattgccACCAATAATGAACATTCCAAATAATGTTACATTTTTTAACCAATTTTATAGAATTATAGTTGTTTTTAAGTTATAGTTTTACTCCAATTTGGGCTCAACTCCATACTTATATTATCTCATTTCTATTAggtaaattattatagaatcaaATGTAGGTAGGCTTATAAACTTATTCAtcatttcaacaatttgaataagaaataagttttaataatgcaactttatttcaaCTGAAACCAAACAGTATTTAAGGCAAATTAAACATTCTTTTCAATATAGTATCGAATATTccttgaatttatcaatagcttTACGAAATTGagtaactttgaaaatatttccgttgatttattttttgaaatagtatAATTGACTGACTATCCTTAATTTTGTGTAAAATACAAGACATATTGTCAATTGTTCCATCTGTATACCGAATGAAgtttatagaatgcataatAAATACATTGTTTTCATTCAGTTGTTAATTGAATTTTTGAGAATGTTACTAAATGTGTGTTAATTATAATGTTTATTGAACTGCTTTAATAGCTATAAACAAGTTTCCTAGTAGTAAGTAATAAAATGGTAGAAGGAAGAGAACATGAAtataatgaatagaaataatagaaTGGATCATTACCGGTACTCTAACTAGAAATCCTACTATGCTGTGAAACATTAGTGTATGTAACTTTGGCCTCTGCTCTCAGGCTACGCTCAGTTAGAATATTCCTAGATTCAAGAACaatttcaaaatgttttgtGTCTTCTAGATCAAATCCGGGAGCAGCAGCAAGAAAGTTGGAGCACAAGcgatttatattatttatcgaagaaatcattttcattttcttctttctcaccCTGAAATAATTAAACATTTGTTAGTACATTTCGCTCTGAGGCCATGTCGATATGAATAATTGAGATGAACATTCAGTCAAGTACTGTGTCGGAAATAATACAGTGGATCTCTttattacagatggaattaaatagagaatgcatttattcaaatgctaattaatatataattattatttaacgaaaatcccaaataaatgctgcaaatcaccccgaagacttctgctactgcagacattgacaacagggttaacagctggatggaaattcgatgagtactactatccaaaaattagttgccaacccgggaatcgaacccggtacctcccaattgctagtcaggaatgcttacccttacaccaaactgacaatctctggatagtatatatataaaaaatattaattagcatttgaataaatgcattctctatttaattccatctgtaactggttggccgctgtggctttgtataaaatgagcgctgctatccagagatagcagtttggtgtaagggtaagcattcctgaatagcaattgggaggtaccgggttcgattcccgggctggcaactaatttttggatagtagttctcatcgaatttccatctagctgttaaccctgttgtcaatgtctgcagtagcagaggtcttcggggtgatttgcagcatttatttgggattttcgttaaataataattagatctCTTTATTCTTTGATAAAACAGTGGTGGATTTAGGAGAAATAATCCAAGTCATACAAACTAAAAAAAGTGCAAAAGCATatagaatatttcaaactaaAAATGGTTCGATGACATGGAAGAGTGAATACTAACAAGTATTCGGAATCTACGGCCAATCTTAAAATCGAACCTACCCAAATCTTGTTtagttataaaatagaattgtagtacactttgaaattaataaaataatagattgagaatacaaattataacaactagttttagtgttcacaccatcgtcagattataaaaaataaatacctATCAAATcagatttgaaatttatttttataacctgacgatggtgtgaacTTTGGAACtggttgttataatttgtattcttaatctattattttattaatttcaaagggtactataactagtagttcacgcagttataacgacgtcccaaaccataagcacatccacactgatacacgaactaattatttgatcagatcatgcgtacacaagatttaattatcatataacgcattctggaatttagcgcgagaaaaccagaagacatctaggcgcccagacaagctgttataagttctttgcatcctatttaatagtgcataaaaattgcattcaatgaggcatgcaatttatagtctacacagctgcaaattttttaccaagttacattgagatattgattgcatgcgtcatggcatgcaatttatagtcaactcgacagctgatttatgatgaataattctatagtctggttttcactctaatattgacgtatgaaggaggctcctttttccttttatattatccttgaaatgcaaaatttccaaaaaccttgtatatacgtcgacgcgcaatttaaaaaggaacatacctgtcaaattttatgaaaatctattaccgcgtttagccgtaaatgcgcaacatataaacattcaaacattatgaggaatgccaaaccgtcgacttgaatcttagacctcacttcgctctgtcaattctattttataaataaaagaaagtagTCTTGTTTAGTTACCTTACAACCAAAAATAGCTACCGATCAGTATAAAAATCGAAATATCTTATTCCCGAAAATCATACACTGACGTATATCCAAACTGTATATCCATAATTTACTATGTTTTATAAATGACTAGGCACTCTTGGATAGATCGCGTCGTGAGCACAAACACAATCATAGTCATATACTTTGACTAATTGTCACagaatataaaaatctggtgtggcgcactcacacaactttccttgctgttaagaaaattgatcacctgaagcTAGTGTTCATGCGCATCTCAAGCCTACTTtttaaagatctgagccagctggtgacagaacaataacgatggacacacgaggtctgctatctcttaatagtgaatttaatagatagaatcaacagtttgcaattgaataatcacattttctcaaatttcaaggttattttaggtgaaaatgttatagaacattaattgtagagattttcatgctcaatcttttctactcggaatttttcgtttaaattatatctgagacctgataattggaaatctaaaagcCAACTTTGCATAggtggggcggagctcctgaaatttttagcttatcaatgactatttaaggtacaaatttgatcaaaatcgttggagccattttcgaaaaaatcgcgaaaaaccatgtttttgacaacattttcgccattttagccgccatcttgaattgcatttgaacgAAATTGTtcctgtcggatccttatagtgtaaggagttccaaatttcaagtaattccgttaattgggagatgagatatcgtgtacacagacacacatacactcatacacacatacacacacacacacacagaccaatacccaaaaaccacttttttggactcaggggaccttgaatcgtatagaaatttttgaaattggggtaccttaattttttcggaaagcaataatttccttacctatggtaatagggcaatataaaaaaatgattcaCCTCACGAAAGaaaattgttcatattgcatcattaattactgaagaatgacagaataatttacaatttttttaatttagctcaGCTGATATTCAtactaaaatggaagatggaaagaataaggaattctgtgtgattcatcataTACCGCATATtccctggaccatctattgacaatcaacaactatgaacgcaTTAAATTCATCATTGAAACACTGACTTAAtctatttttttacaattcaacactttactgatagattaTCTACCAATAGATtgagaatatgttttcggaataataaatgctgcatgactaagcacataggaagtccgtatttagatgtaaatggaaatattaGTAGCTTTTCTCAATTAGCCACCGAGTTATTGCTTTCTTGAAGGTACTGAACCGAGCAGTCtgaagataaataaatagataaatgtcAGTCTTTTATTTGCACGTTATAACATTacaagtgatgtgggcgaagttgaggcaataagagccccctcttccacttgaCCCAAAGCGAAGAAGACAAATGATTGAACTGCTTCATTGCCAATGCCAGGGAACAGTATTTTACTTAATAAAGCGGACAGTGGGGTATATTGATATTAGCTCTTCCTCTGATAATGGGCCATATGGATAAAGTTGAGCAGTTGcttatacttttaaaatatggagcatttgcttcattttctatgaataaacgtgagcaaaaccttttgctcatgctcatcaaaaaaatagtttgagcgtTTCCTGAAAAGGtgaagcttatactcaaaattgtatgaataaactagagcatttgctcaattTTGAAGCACGTGAGTCTAGtttagagcagcttatcaccttttgctcatagtaaaatggctcaactaattcgtatgaggaagaggaaaacatagcagatacgatcacaaccaataccgtagttgagaactataaaactctttttagattcaaccatgatatatatatcaccattattcctacgaAAGAATAAATACAAGAGATAGCAGCaacctgatataaagatagccatcacaaaataggaaataggcatttaagaagatgagtgtgtagacgattataagaaggctattgatattataagaataatgctgaagattattatagagatgacatttttcacactattatttgaaaattctaaactcaactaacctgaaactctattcatgaatagaaaacagagcagacgacgcaaacacaaatggtgccccctacttgcatatttagcgcttccgtgagctataaaaacaaattaaggctacaaaagcgaatcagctgatgaaaaatctttaaaatacgtgagcatttgctccagagttcaggagcataaggtaagagtataaggtaaagcttattcatataaaaatgagcaaatgcatTTGCTTATatcttttgctcatgagcaaaaccttatgctccatgctctggttttattcatatgagcAATTGTGAGCATGGATTTGTCGTCTTACTGTGAAGGATTCGTAATGAGATTTCACGTATAGGAGTGATGAGAGAATTTACTGCCCATAAACGGTATGTAGGCCCAAACGACGGAAAAAGTGGGTCTACAGTGAGTGTTGAAATCACTGTACGTCATTGTTCTTAGATATTTCTTCTGCAGcagtaagaaaaatattttcttacgtcATGTCCTCACGTCCTTCTCGTGAGCCCAGAGTCCCCAGGGAGTATTAGTAAAAACAAAACCTAAAAGTTTGaaagttaaggctgtgcaaaggctaaaaataaactttctactggtgatgtttttcgaagtttttcgatttgtatatcatcaagctgtcaaaatgaaaaagttttctcaggaaaacattttttccgatcattacttttcaagatatgagcgcctaaagtttaaattttggagacagaacattttaaatttggtaagagataaatccatgagatttagaggttTGATTCTTcagttgatctagtaaaacaaaatttttctgaaaatatcaattttggataaaattatccaatttactaaaaatgaccaaaaataactttttgttgagttatttttggtcattcttggtaaattgaataactttattaaaaataaacaataccatgaagaatcagtCCCCTAAAACTCATGGATAAACTCATATCTCTTATCgaaattgaaatgttctgtcccaaaaatttaaactttaggtgctcatatctcaaaaagtaatgatagaaaaaaaagttttcctgagaaatcttttttattttgatagcttgatgatatataaatcgaaaaactttgtaGTATATCaccaatagaaagtttattttagcctttgcacagcctcaaaaGGTAGGTTAAGGGgttgggtttttgcttttaaatggaaataatatGCTGGTATCATccaaaatgttttgataattaactaGAATACAGAAAGCTTTTATCTCAAaacatgtttgtgttatatagtttggCCAGAAGACAATGTAAGATTTCCGGGGATAGGATATTTTGCTCACCCTACCGATCAGTAGGATTCTCGTAGTTGATTACCAGTTAACCAGGCCAAACTAGCCTAATTCAAACTTGAATTAATACAAGAGTTACTTACGCATCGCGTTCCTTCTGATGTCTAGGTTGCGACAACTGGTTCAGACGACTTCTCTCTCTGTATGCTTCAAATCTGTCATTGGCTTCTTCGTACATCGATCTGACATATAGAAGCTGCTGCAATGTTGAGTCACATTCTTTTTCTATCTCGTTGTATTCGGCCGCTGAATTCTCCACTTCATACATCATTTCGATGATTTTTCTGAAAGTACAAGGGAGCCCATTTAACACTGAAAGAGCCTTGGAAACCACTTACTAAGGGTCGcatttttcaaagttgtttCAACTATTAATCCAGTTTAATCAATGTATGGTCGTATCTATCGTAATGTGTTTCCATTGAGTCAGCTGATAGtttgaaattcaagttcaaCTTTTTTGGTGAAAGTGGCCGTAAATAAAGTGACCTCTAGAAAAGAGTCGTGAAGCAATAATGTTTGTCAATTTATTCTTCAGCACACAgattaaaaacat
The sequence above is drawn from the Nilaparvata lugens isolate BPH chromosome 2, ASM1435652v1, whole genome shotgun sequence genome and encodes:
- the LOC111057293 gene encoding uncharacterized protein LOC111057293, which gives rise to MAETSLTTYHRNEISIRDSNGAENSNSYSDADRLAFLNNVVNLLRTRNASMSAKLRHNLNLSKSIADATAIERDNKFAVMEYIFTFLLRTLHESVFQFSVNSSLMRDIYWQTVQHQQTVQPYQTLDSSIDVKRSESNKKIIEMMYEVENSAAEYNEIEKECDSTLQQLLYVRSMYEEANDRFEAYRERSRLNQLSQPRHQKERDAVRKKKMKMISSINNINRLCSNFLAAAPGFDLEDTKHFEIVLESRNILTERSLRAEAKVTYTNVSQHSRISS
- the LOC111057292 gene encoding adenine phosphoribosyltransferase — encoded protein: MEDKQKKLDLVRDSIGSYPDFPKPGILFRDIFGVLRNPKASECLFELILEEVKKLPSIDIVVGLDSRGFLFGPVIALKLGIPFVPVRKRGKLPGKVQQVAFVLEYGQDVLELQEDSIKPGQKILVVDDLLATGGTMEASCKLISQVGGELVGCLAIIELIDLQGRKKLNAPVTSIIQY